The Bacillota bacterium genome has a segment encoding these proteins:
- a CDS encoding cyclic-di-AMP receptor, producing the protein MKLVIAVVQDKDSGRLLAALVDRGHSATKLASTGGFLREGNTTLLIGVQDDEVADVLGLIGEVCQSRQQMVNPMPPAAGQVESYMTYPVEVTVGGATVFVLDVEHFAKF; encoded by the coding sequence GTGAAGCTGGTGATCGCCGTCGTCCAGGACAAGGATTCGGGCCGCCTGCTGGCGGCGCTGGTCGACCGCGGCCATTCCGCGACCAAGCTGGCCAGTACGGGTGGTTTTCTCCGGGAGGGGAATACGACGCTCCTGATCGGCGTCCAGGACGACGAGGTGGCGGACGTGCTGGGCCTGATCGGCGAGGTCTGCCAGTCGCGCCAGCAGATGGTCAACCCCATGCCGCCGGCGGCCGGGCAGGTCGAGAGCTACATGACCTATCCGGTGGAGGTGACGGTCGGCGGTGCCACCGTCTTCGTCCTCGACGTGGAGCACTTCGCCAAGTTCTAG
- the rsmI gene encoding 16S rRNA (cytidine(1402)-2'-O)-methyltransferase, with the protein MAGTLYVVATPIGNLEDVTLRALAVLRAVDRILCEDTRHTALLLRRYAIQKPLVSYHEHNERRRAEEAVAWLEAGEELALVSDAGTPTLSDPGYRLVSLAAERGLRVVPVPGPMAAVAALSASGLPTDSFTFAGFPPRRAGPRQRWLRQLAGEPRTVVLYEAPERVARTLAEMRDLFGGERRAVVARELTKSFEEFRRGSLDELASALSGERARGEYVLLVEGAGRRQAAGEGTE; encoded by the coding sequence TTGGCGGGAACCCTCTACGTGGTGGCGACGCCTATCGGCAACCTAGAGGACGTGACGCTGCGGGCGCTGGCGGTCCTCCGCGCGGTCGACCGCATCCTCTGCGAGGACACGCGCCACACCGCCCTGCTGCTTCGGCGCTACGCGATTCAAAAGCCGCTGGTCAGCTATCATGAGCACAACGAGCGGAGGCGGGCGGAGGAGGCGGTGGCCTGGCTGGAGGCCGGCGAGGAGCTGGCGCTGGTCAGCGACGCCGGGACGCCGACGCTGAGCGACCCCGGCTATCGCCTGGTCAGCCTGGCGGCCGAGCGAGGCTTGCGCGTGGTGCCGGTGCCGGGTCCCATGGCTGCCGTGGCCGCGCTCAGCGCCTCGGGCCTGCCCACCGACAGCTTCACCTTCGCCGGCTTCCCGCCGCGGCGGGCGGGCCCCCGCCAGCGCTGGCTACGGCAGCTGGCCGGGGAGCCGCGGACGGTGGTGCTCTATGAGGCGCCCGAACGGGTGGCGCGGACGCTGGCCGAGATGCGCGACCTCTTCGGCGGCGAACGGCGCGCCGTGGTGGCGCGGGAGCTGACGAAGAGCTTCGAGGAGTTCCGTCGCGGCAGCCTGGACGAGCTGGCGAGCGCGCTCTCCGGAGAGAGGGCGCGGGGCGAGTATGTCCTCCTGGTGGAGGGAGCAGGGCGGCGGCAGGCCGCCGGGGAGGGGACAGAGTGA
- the metG gene encoding methionine--tRNA ligase codes for MNGAAARAGENGKPSFYVTVAIDYSNSVPHLGHAYEKVTADALVRYHRLRGEDGFLLGGNDEHSVNVLRSARSQGLEPKEYCDRMHRLFRETYARLGLQLDEFMQTSGERHARAVQLLAQAIYDHGYVYKGRYAGWYCASCEAFYHEKELEPGRLCPVHRRPAEYIEEENYFFRLSAFRDAILDHIRRHPDFVEPETRRNEVLALLRGGLEDISISRANMEWGIPVPWDPTQVIYVWFDALISYISGIGYGSDPERFRRYWPADVHIIGKDISRFHAVVWPAMLMAAGLELPRKIFVHGFLNYRGSKLSKSSGNVISPGDLLDRFGVDAVRWFLCAETPFGEDGDFTEESFVHRVNADLANDLGNLLSRVTAMMERYTGGRVPSPAASDGLLRRASEEAREAYARAMERLALREAAQAALEPVRRANKYLDERAPWELARHPERRAELEAVLYDVAETLRLAAVLLTPFLVRAPEAIWEQLGVEGSPRSGWEAAAWGGLREGDPIRRGEPIFPRLEPPAAEAETAGAAGVSVPDGGSSAAGRPQPETETVDIETFRRLDLRVARVAAAERIPGADRLLKLTLEAGPLGRRQVVAGVAEQYRPEELVGRQVVFVANLKPARLRGVESQGMILAASDGTGLALVEPERPVEPGSRVR; via the coding sequence GTGAACGGAGCCGCGGCGCGAGCGGGGGAGAACGGCAAGCCTTCCTTCTACGTCACCGTCGCCATCGACTACTCCAACTCGGTGCCGCACCTGGGCCACGCCTACGAGAAGGTGACGGCCGACGCGCTGGTCCGCTACCACCGGCTGCGGGGGGAGGACGGCTTCCTCCTGGGCGGCAACGACGAGCACAGTGTCAACGTGCTGCGCAGCGCCCGGTCGCAGGGGCTGGAGCCGAAGGAGTACTGCGACCGCATGCACCGGCTCTTCCGGGAGACCTACGCGCGGCTGGGACTCCAGCTGGACGAGTTCATGCAGACCAGCGGCGAGCGTCACGCCCGCGCGGTCCAGCTGCTGGCCCAGGCGATCTACGACCACGGGTACGTCTACAAGGGCCGCTATGCCGGCTGGTACTGCGCCAGCTGCGAGGCCTTCTACCACGAGAAGGAGCTGGAGCCGGGGCGGCTCTGCCCCGTCCACCGCCGACCGGCCGAGTATATCGAGGAAGAGAACTACTTCTTCCGGCTCTCCGCCTTTCGCGACGCCATTCTCGACCACATCCGGCGCCACCCCGACTTCGTGGAGCCGGAGACGCGGCGCAACGAGGTGCTGGCGCTTCTTCGCGGCGGGCTGGAGGACATCAGCATCAGCCGGGCCAACATGGAGTGGGGCATCCCGGTCCCCTGGGACCCCACGCAGGTCATCTACGTCTGGTTCGACGCCCTGATCAGCTACATCTCGGGCATCGGCTACGGCAGCGATCCGGAGCGCTTCCGGCGCTACTGGCCGGCGGACGTGCACATCATCGGCAAGGATATCAGCCGTTTCCACGCCGTGGTCTGGCCGGCCATGCTGATGGCCGCCGGGCTGGAGCTGCCCAGGAAGATCTTCGTCCACGGCTTCCTCAACTACCGTGGCTCCAAGCTCTCCAAGTCGAGCGGCAACGTCATCTCCCCGGGAGACCTGCTGGACCGGTTCGGCGTCGACGCGGTGCGGTGGTTTCTCTGCGCCGAGACGCCCTTCGGCGAGGACGGCGACTTTACGGAGGAGAGCTTCGTCCACCGCGTCAACGCCGACCTGGCCAACGACCTGGGCAACCTGCTCTCCCGCGTGACGGCCATGATGGAGCGCTATACGGGCGGCAGGGTGCCCTCGCCCGCTGCCAGCGACGGCCTTCTCCGCCGCGCCAGCGAGGAGGCCAGAGAGGCGTACGCGCGCGCCATGGAGCGGCTGGCGCTGCGCGAGGCGGCCCAGGCGGCGCTGGAGCCGGTGCGCAGGGCCAACAAGTACCTGGACGAACGCGCCCCCTGGGAGCTGGCCCGCCACCCCGAGCGGCGCGCCGAACTGGAGGCCGTCCTCTACGACGTGGCGGAGACGCTCCGCCTTGCGGCGGTCCTCTTGACGCCCTTCCTGGTGCGCGCGCCCGAGGCCATCTGGGAGCAACTGGGCGTGGAGGGCTCGCCGCGCAGCGGGTGGGAGGCGGCCGCGTGGGGCGGCCTGCGCGAGGGTGATCCGATCCGGCGCGGCGAGCCCATCTTCCCGCGACTGGAGCCGCCGGCAGCCGAGGCCGAAACGGCCGGGGCCGCCGGGGTCTCCGTGCCGGACGGCGGGTCGTCCGCCGCGGGACGCCCGCAGCCGGAGACGGAGACGGTCGACATCGAAACCTTCCGGCGGCTTGACCTTCGGGTTGCCCGGGTGGCGGCGGCGGAGCGTATCCCGGGCGCCGACCGCCTGCTCAAGCTGACGCTGGAGGCGGGCCCGCTGGGGCGCCGGCAGGTGGTGGCGGGGGTGGCGGAGCAGTACCGGCCCGAGGAGCTGGTGGGACGGCAGGTGGTCTTCGTCGCCAACCTGAAGCCGGCGCGACTGCGGGGCGTCGAGTCGCAGGGCATGATCCTGGCCGCCAGCGACGGCACCGGCCTGGCGCTGGTGGAGCCCGAGCGGCCGGTGGAGCCGGGCAGCCGGGTGCGGTGA
- a CDS encoding TatD family hydrolase — translation MSGKGRRAGGLDPERPAAGPLFDAHAHLGDPALAGERQAVLERAAAAGVLWILDNGTSLEDSDRALAEAAAGGLPAVAAAVGVHPHEAARAPGDFLERLREMAVRGAVAVGEIGLDYHYDFSPRPVQREVLRRQLELARELGLPVVLHEREAAGEMLEILDQVGLPERGGVVHSFSGGPAEAEAYLERGLYLGISGMVTFRGLDRLREAVRRAPAERLLYETDAPYLAPHPLRGRRNEPAHVAWTVAAVAELRGESPEALLAAAWHGLARLYGLRPPGGAR, via the coding sequence GTGAGCGGCAAGGGTCGCCGAGCGGGCGGCCTGGATCCGGAGCGGCCGGCCGCGGGTCCGCTCTTCGACGCGCACGCGCACCTGGGCGACCCGGCCCTGGCGGGCGAGCGGCAAGCCGTCCTGGAACGGGCGGCCGCGGCGGGCGTGCTCTGGATCCTGGACAACGGCACTTCGCTGGAGGACTCGGACCGGGCGCTGGCAGAGGCTGCGGCCGGCGGCCTGCCGGCGGTCGCAGCGGCCGTGGGCGTCCACCCGCACGAGGCCGCCCGGGCGCCGGGCGACTTCCTGGAGCGACTGCGCGAGATGGCCGTGCGAGGTGCGGTGGCGGTGGGCGAGATCGGTCTCGACTACCACTACGATTTCTCGCCGCGCCCCGTGCAGCGGGAGGTGCTCCGGCGACAGCTGGAGCTGGCGCGGGAGCTGGGGTTGCCCGTGGTCCTACACGAACGCGAGGCGGCGGGGGAGATGCTGGAGATCCTGGACCAGGTCGGCCTGCCCGAACGGGGCGGGGTGGTCCACTCCTTCTCGGGGGGACCGGCGGAGGCGGAGGCCTACCTGGAGCGGGGCCTCTATCTGGGCATCTCGGGCATGGTCACCTTCCGCGGGTTGGACCGGTTGCGCGAGGCGGTCCGGCGGGCGCCGGCCGAGCGCCTGCTCTACGAGACCGACGCCCCCTACCTGGCGCCGCACCCCTTGCGCGGGCGACGGAACGAGCCGGCCCATGTCGCCTGGACGGTTGCGGCCGTGGCCGAACTGCGCGGCGAATCGCCGGAGGCGCTGCTGGCGGCGGCCTGGCACGGGCTGGCCCGCCTCTACGGCCTCCGCCCTCCGGGCGGGGCGCGGTGA
- the rsmA gene encoding 16S rRNA (adenine(1518)-N(6)/adenine(1519)-N(6))-dimethyltransferase RsmA: protein MRAVLPGTSVARLKALMAELGIRPNRRLGQNFLVDGRLLEAILEAAACDPETAVLEVGPGAGTLTAALLERGCRVLAVERDRRLASWLAGELAGEGRLRLLEGDVLRLDWRAAWCEAMRGATREMVVSNLPYAISGPLVRDLLGRERPAWERMVLLVQREFADRLLATPGEEAYGALTVLVRRYAAVERLRRVPPTAFWPVPEVDSSLVRLWPRAERPPREPFDSLVRAAFARRRKTLENTLLAWPGFAGRADRATVRRLCERAGIRPSSRAEELSVEEFERLAREAGGAEI from the coding sequence GTGAGGGCGGTGCTGCCGGGCACCTCCGTCGCCCGCCTGAAGGCGCTGATGGCCGAGCTGGGGATCCGCCCCAACCGGCGGCTGGGGCAGAATTTCCTCGTGGACGGCCGGCTGCTGGAGGCCATCTTGGAGGCGGCGGCCTGCGACCCGGAGACGGCGGTGCTGGAGGTGGGGCCGGGCGCGGGCACGCTGACCGCCGCCCTTCTGGAGCGCGGGTGCCGGGTGCTGGCGGTGGAGCGGGATCGCCGCCTGGCTTCCTGGCTGGCCGGAGAGCTGGCCGGAGAGGGACGCCTGCGGCTCCTGGAAGGAGACGTCCTCCGCCTCGACTGGCGGGCCGCCTGGTGCGAGGCGATGCGGGGAGCGACCCGGGAGATGGTCGTCTCCAACCTGCCCTATGCGATCTCCGGTCCCCTGGTCCGCGACCTCCTGGGCCGGGAGCGGCCGGCCTGGGAGCGGATGGTGCTGCTGGTCCAGCGGGAGTTCGCCGACCGTCTGCTCGCCACCCCGGGGGAGGAGGCGTACGGTGCCCTGACGGTCCTGGTCCGGCGGTATGCGGCCGTGGAACGGCTGCGCCGAGTCCCGCCCACCGCCTTTTGGCCGGTCCCGGAGGTGGACTCGTCCCTGGTCCGGCTCTGGCCCCGGGCGGAACGGCCCCCGCGGGAGCCCTTCGACTCGCTGGTGCGTGCGGCCTTCGCCAGGCGGCGGAAGACGTTGGAGAACACGCTCCTCGCCTGGCCGGGATTCGCGGGGAGGGCCGACCGGGCGACGGTGCGGCGCCTCTGCGAGCGGGCCGGAATCCGGCCCTCGTCGCGTGCCGAGGAGCTGAGCGTCGAGGAGTTCGAGCGCCTGGCCCGGGAGGCCGGCGGGGCGGAGATATAA
- a CDS encoding ribonuclease H-like YkuK family protein, translating to MAFYSPTRGLLDFQGVFEEIVRFLEEEPEAEYNLIVGSDSQLRSHEVVYVTAVVVHRRGKGGRYFYEKRVRRRTESLRQRILYEASLSLQLAGRLAEELSENGYARLHVEIHLDIGAHGETKELIREIVGMVTGSGFGARIKPDSFGASSVADKYTK from the coding sequence ATGGCGTTCTACAGCCCTACCCGGGGTCTGCTCGACTTCCAGGGCGTCTTCGAGGAGATCGTCCGCTTCCTTGAGGAGGAGCCGGAGGCCGAGTACAACCTGATCGTCGGCAGCGACTCCCAGCTTCGCAGCCACGAGGTGGTCTACGTCACGGCGGTGGTCGTCCACCGACGGGGCAAGGGCGGCCGCTACTTCTACGAGAAGCGCGTTCGGCGCAGGACGGAGAGCCTGCGCCAACGCATCTTGTACGAGGCCTCGCTCAGCCTCCAGCTGGCCGGTCGCCTGGCGGAGGAGCTGTCGGAGAACGGCTATGCCCGCCTCCATGTGGAGATCCACCTGGACATCGGCGCCCACGGCGAGACCAAGGAGCTGATCCGTGAGATCGTCGGCATGGTGACCGGCAGCGGTTTCGGAGCCCGCATCAAGCCCGACTCGTTCGGCGCCTCCAGTGTGGCCGACAAATATACCAAGTAG
- a CDS encoding Veg family protein has product MLQIRRVLEAHLGERVRVRANKGRRKFVEREGTLESTYSSLFVIRLQEGIEGRHVSYTYQDILTSEVELRLLDREGEQLLAPSGAV; this is encoded by the coding sequence ATGCTGCAGATCCGCCGTGTCCTGGAGGCGCACCTCGGCGAGCGGGTGAGGGTTCGGGCGAATAAGGGACGCCGCAAGTTCGTCGAGCGCGAGGGCACGCTGGAGAGCACCTACTCGAGCCTTTTCGTGATCCGCCTCCAGGAAGGCATCGAAGGGCGTCATGTCTCCTACACCTACCAGGACATCCTCACCAGCGAGGTGGAGCTTCGCCTCCTGGATCGCGAGGGCGAGCAGCTGCTGGCGCCCTCCGGTGCGGTCTGA
- the ispE gene encoding 4-(cytidine 5'-diphospho)-2-C-methyl-D-erythritol kinase, whose protein sequence is MTIRLEARAKLNLSLHIAGRAGDFHRITSLMQSLALADRLECEAAESTSLSVDDESLANGANLVWRALAELEAEVGRPLPMAVRLAKRIPVAAGLGGASADAAAVLRAAELLYGLELEAGRRLAVARRVGSDVPFALRGGTAFVAGTGEEVVPLAFLGDLEVLLAVPEPPLLTREVYAAWDELAAADPGLRHDDPHGALGALRPGRAESLARLIHNDLLEPAARRAPRIRAILESWRRVTPLCGMSGSGPTLFALPAGDAEREELERLARRQGARLFRSRFAPSGLAVLPAGRSGQAAAASPSKG, encoded by the coding sequence GTGACGATCCGGCTGGAGGCCAGGGCCAAGCTGAACCTCTCGCTCCACATCGCCGGGCGCGCCGGCGACTTCCACCGCATCACCTCGCTGATGCAGTCGCTCGCCCTGGCCGACCGGCTGGAGTGCGAGGCGGCGGAATCCACCTCCCTGAGCGTGGACGACGAGAGCCTGGCCAACGGGGCCAACCTGGTCTGGAGGGCGCTGGCCGAGCTGGAGGCAGAGGTCGGTCGCCCGCTGCCCATGGCGGTCCGGCTGGCCAAGCGCATCCCGGTGGCGGCCGGCTTGGGCGGGGCCAGCGCCGACGCCGCCGCCGTGCTGCGAGCCGCGGAGCTTCTCTACGGGCTGGAGCTGGAGGCCGGGCGGCGGCTGGCGGTGGCGCGGCGCGTCGGTTCCGACGTACCCTTCGCCCTGCGGGGCGGGACCGCGTTCGTGGCGGGAACGGGCGAGGAAGTGGTCCCGCTGGCCTTCCTGGGCGACCTGGAGGTGCTCCTGGCGGTTCCGGAGCCGCCGCTGCTCACCCGGGAGGTCTACGCCGCCTGGGACGAGCTGGCGGCGGCCGACCCCGGGCTGCGGCACGACGACCCCCACGGAGCCTTGGGCGCCCTGCGTCCCGGGCGGGCGGAGAGCCTGGCCCGGCTGATCCACAACGACCTCCTGGAACCGGCGGCGCGCCGCGCGCCCCGCATCCGCGCGATCCTCGAGTCCTGGCGCCGGGTGACGCCGCTTTGCGGCATGAGCGGCAGCGGGCCGACACTCTTCGCCCTGCCTGCCGGCGACGCGGAACGGGAGGAGCTGGAGCGCCTGGCGCGGCGGCAGGGCGCGCGGCTCTTCCGCAGCCGGTTCGCCCCCTCCGGCCTGGCCGTCCTCCCGGCGGGGAGGAGCGGCCAGGCCGCGGCGGCGAGCCCGTCCAAAGGGTGA
- a CDS encoding nucleotidyltransferase family protein has product MKRLVHAIVLAGGANTGPLREVADVAFEAEIPLAGKAMAVWVVEALRQSEWVEGIRVMGPPALAPALEGLAELREPGTTFAGTILRSLEGLESRERLLFATADIPLVTGPMIDRFISAAVEAGADLAAPVVLRQVCERAYPGVHRTYVRLREGAVTMGNLFLARPQVMPRVIEGVQRLYDARKNPLRLAALFGPGMIFRLLTRSASLAELEAYFSRRLGGARGVAVVSPDPEIGIDVDKVSDWRLAEERLAGRRPA; this is encoded by the coding sequence GTGAAGCGGTTGGTTCACGCGATCGTCCTGGCCGGTGGCGCCAATACGGGGCCGTTGCGCGAGGTGGCCGACGTCGCCTTCGAAGCCGAGATACCGCTGGCCGGCAAGGCCATGGCCGTCTGGGTGGTGGAGGCGCTCCGCCAGTCGGAGTGGGTGGAGGGGATCCGGGTGATGGGGCCGCCCGCTCTGGCGCCCGCGCTGGAGGGGCTGGCGGAGCTGCGGGAACCGGGGACCACATTCGCCGGCACCATACTCCGCTCCCTGGAGGGCCTGGAGAGCCGGGAGCGGCTGCTCTTTGCCACCGCCGACATCCCGCTGGTGACGGGGCCCATGATCGACCGCTTCATCTCCGCCGCCGTGGAGGCGGGCGCCGACCTGGCGGCTCCCGTGGTACTGCGCCAGGTCTGCGAGCGGGCCTATCCGGGGGTCCACCGCACCTACGTCCGCCTGCGCGAGGGCGCGGTCACGATGGGGAATCTCTTCCTGGCGCGACCGCAGGTGATGCCGCGGGTGATCGAAGGCGTGCAGCGCCTCTACGACGCCCGCAAGAACCCTCTCCGCCTGGCCGCACTCTTCGGACCAGGCATGATCTTCCGCCTGCTCACCCGCTCCGCCAGCCTGGCCGAGCTGGAAGCCTACTTTTCGCGGCGGCTGGGGGGTGCCCGAGGGGTGGCGGTCGTCTCGCCCGACCCGGAGATCGGCATCGACGTCGACAAGGTGTCGGACTGGAGGCTGGCCGAGGAGAGGCTGGCGGGGAGGAGGCCGGCTTGA
- the purR gene encoding pur operon repressor — MAHPRRSRRLVALTWSFLERPSRLISLSRLGEELGVAKSSLSEDAAIIDATLASLGIGRLETVAGAAGGLRLRPELSPALERVWLDELARRLADPERILPGGYLYMSDIIFDPLWAGRIGWMLASRFREAGADRVVTVETKGIPLGLMTARALDLPLVVIRHGSRVSEGSSVSVNYLSGSGPRIQTMSLARRALAGARRALVVDDFLRGGGTALGVRQLLREFDCEVAGLGVLAAAREPREKRVEEFVALIEVERVDEAARRVELRPLAATGTGGGRERGEG, encoded by the coding sequence CTGGCGCACCCGCGGCGCAGCCGTCGGCTGGTGGCCCTGACCTGGAGCTTCCTGGAACGACCCTCCCGGCTGATCTCGCTCTCGCGCCTGGGCGAGGAGCTGGGCGTGGCCAAATCGTCGCTCAGCGAGGACGCCGCCATCATCGACGCGACGCTCGCCTCGCTGGGCATCGGCCGCCTGGAGACGGTGGCCGGGGCGGCCGGCGGCCTCCGCCTGCGCCCGGAGTTGTCGCCCGCGCTGGAGCGGGTGTGGCTGGACGAGCTGGCGCGACGCCTGGCCGATCCCGAGCGGATCCTGCCGGGCGGCTATCTCTACATGAGCGACATCATCTTCGATCCCCTGTGGGCCGGACGGATCGGCTGGATGCTGGCCAGCCGCTTCCGGGAGGCGGGGGCGGACCGCGTGGTGACCGTCGAGACCAAGGGCATCCCGCTGGGGCTGATGACGGCGCGGGCGCTGGACCTGCCCCTGGTGGTCATCCGGCACGGCTCGCGGGTCAGCGAGGGCTCCTCGGTCAGCGTCAACTACCTGTCGGGTTCGGGGCCGCGCATCCAGACCATGTCCCTGGCGCGGCGGGCGCTGGCGGGAGCGCGCAGGGCGCTGGTGGTGGACGACTTCCTGCGCGGGGGCGGGACGGCGCTGGGGGTCCGGCAACTGCTGCGCGAGTTCGACTGCGAGGTGGCCGGCCTGGGGGTACTGGCGGCCGCGCGGGAGCCGCGGGAGAAGCGGGTGGAGGAGTTCGTGGCGCTGATCGAGGTGGAGCGGGTCGACGAGGCGGCGAGGCGCGTGGAGCTCCGCCCTCTGGCAGCCACAGGGACGGGAGGCGGAAGAGAGCGTGGAGAGGGATGA
- the ilvA gene encoding threonine ammonia-lyase: MEPTPELVREVARRLAGVAERTPLLRSVTLSERYGMEVFLKAENLQRTGSFKVRGAYARMSELAPGERRRGVVAASAGNHAQGVAFAAQALGVPATIVMPVDAPITKRSATERYGARVVLYGESFDEAFTWAVQVAESQGATLIHAFDDPWVIAGQGTVGLEIAEQLPEADTVLVPIGGGGLAAGVALALKEVRPSVRIVGVQSASVPAAYDALRRRRSGGPEAAPPPAAGHPPTLADGLAVKRPSERTLSILERFLDDVVLVGEEEIARAILHYLERERLVVEGAGAVTLAALAAHERLRSGARRVVLLVSGGNIDVNRIARIIDRGLYEEGRVVRWSALLDDRPGALEQFLHVIAESGANVLDVVHDRLDARIPVGRTRVTVTLEVRDAAHGAEIHGRVTAAGYDVTG, encoded by the coding sequence CTGGAGCCGACGCCGGAGCTGGTCCGCGAGGTGGCCCGCAGGCTGGCGGGCGTGGCCGAGCGGACGCCGCTCTTGCGCTCGGTGACGCTCTCCGAGCGGTACGGGATGGAGGTCTTTCTCAAGGCGGAGAACCTGCAGCGGACGGGCTCCTTCAAAGTCCGCGGCGCCTACGCCCGCATGAGCGAGCTGGCGCCGGGCGAACGGCGGCGGGGGGTGGTGGCCGCCTCGGCCGGCAACCACGCCCAGGGCGTCGCCTTCGCAGCCCAGGCGCTGGGCGTCCCGGCCACCATCGTCATGCCCGTGGACGCGCCCATCACCAAGCGCTCCGCCACCGAGCGGTACGGGGCGCGGGTCGTCCTCTACGGCGAGAGCTTCGACGAGGCCTTCACCTGGGCGGTCCAGGTGGCGGAAAGCCAGGGTGCCACCCTGATCCACGCCTTCGACGACCCCTGGGTGATCGCGGGACAGGGGACGGTGGGGCTGGAGATCGCGGAGCAGCTGCCGGAGGCGGACACCGTGCTGGTGCCCATTGGCGGCGGCGGCCTGGCGGCGGGTGTCGCCCTGGCCCTGAAGGAGGTCAGACCCTCCGTTCGCATCGTTGGCGTCCAGTCGGCCAGCGTTCCCGCCGCCTACGACGCCCTGCGACGGCGGCGCAGCGGAGGGCCGGAGGCGGCTCCGCCCCCGGCCGCGGGCCATCCGCCGACGCTGGCCGACGGGCTTGCGGTGAAGCGGCCCAGCGAGCGGACGCTCTCCATCCTGGAGCGCTTCCTGGACGACGTGGTGCTGGTGGGCGAAGAGGAGATCGCGCGGGCGATCCTCCACTACCTGGAACGTGAGCGCCTGGTGGTGGAGGGGGCGGGCGCCGTGACGCTGGCCGCGCTGGCGGCCCACGAGCGCCTGCGCAGCGGCGCCCGCCGGGTGGTGCTGCTGGTCAGCGGGGGGAACATCGACGTCAACCGCATCGCCCGCATCATCGACCGCGGCCTCTACGAGGAGGGGCGCGTGGTCCGCTGGAGCGCCCTCCTCGACGACCGGCCGGGGGCGCTGGAGCAGTTCCTGCACGTCATCGCCGAGTCCGGCGCCAACGTGCTGGACGTGGTCCACGACCGGCTGGACGCGCGCATCCCGGTGGGGCGGACGCGCGTGACGGTGACGCTGGAGGTGCGCGACGCCGCCCACGGTGCCGAGATCCACGGCCGGGTGACGGCCGCCGGCTACGACGTGACGGGCTGA
- the spoVG gene encoding septation regulator SpoVG: protein MEVTEVRIRRLAGQGRVRGSASVTFDDAFVVHDIRVVEGEHGLFIAMPSRRTPAGQYLDVAHPITASMRERIQGAVLAAFQAGEEAGEPREETA, encoded by the coding sequence GTGGAAGTGACCGAGGTGCGCATCCGCAGGCTGGCCGGGCAGGGGAGAGTGCGGGGCAGCGCCAGCGTCACCTTCGACGACGCCTTCGTCGTCCACGACATCCGCGTGGTGGAAGGCGAGCACGGCCTCTTCATCGCCATGCCGAGCCGTCGCACGCCGGCCGGGCAGTATCTGGACGTGGCGCATCCCATAACCGCCAGCATGCGCGAGCGGATCCAGGGCGCGGTCCTGGCCGCCTTTCAGGCCGGGGAGGAGGCGGGGGAGCCCCGGGAGGAGACGGCCTGA